One segment of Methylocella silvestris BL2 DNA contains the following:
- a CDS encoding FecR/PupR family sigma factor regulator codes for MAALWLARCAGGSLGEAQKAKLARWLQTDPRHQTAFRDAVHLWNDLERPALTLAARAKRPPLGLRREVWLGFGAAAAGFAAIFALWLKVGGAPVQPDAAREGKSFSMTGWMRDH; via the coding sequence ATGGCGGCGCTTTGGCTCGCACGCTGCGCCGGCGGTTCGCTTGGCGAGGCGCAAAAGGCGAAACTGGCGCGTTGGCTGCAAACGGATCCTCGCCATCAGACGGCCTTCCGGGACGCGGTTCACCTTTGGAATGATTTGGAGCGGCCGGCGCTGACGCTGGCTGCTCGCGCGAAGCGGCCGCCGCTCGGTTTGCGTCGGGAAGTTTGGCTTGGATTTGGCGCCGCCGCCGCAGGATTTGCAGCCATTTTCGCGCTGTGGCTGAAAGTTGGAGGCGCTCCGGTCCAGCCGGACGCCGCGCGAGAGGGGAAGAGCTTCAGCATGACAGGCTGGATGCGCGATCACTGA